In Methanobrevibacter sp., a single window of DNA contains:
- a CDS encoding abortive infection family protein yields the protein MSCMADKLKLKAIKIGNLIVENETEIMWDHILEAFDFDVILEENQRLIRSQYFHDEDYVDNVINVLDTALRIDKKEACEMVEYILDNYTTVNKIQIEEVINDITQWEDYSIKSKTADENINSLIANINDSINKGEPVFALDRLHTLMHNYVKELCSRHDIAFEDKDKLDSIFKQYVKFISEYIDSQMTITILKSSISLFSQFNQVRNNYSFAHDNDVLNEAESKLIFKQIVNIKEFIDTTENEITIDSA from the coding sequence ATGAGTTGCATGGCAGATAAATTAAAATTAAAAGCTATTAAGATTGGGAATTTAATTGTTGAAAACGAAACTGAAATTATGTGGGATCATATTTTAGAAGCCTTTGACTTTGACGTTATCCTAGAGGAAAATCAAAGATTAATTAGAAGTCAATATTTCCATGATGAAGATTACGTAGATAATGTCATCAATGTTCTTGACACAGCTTTACGTATTGATAAAAAAGAAGCATGTGAAATGGTTGAATATATTTTAGATAATTATACTACAGTTAATAAAATACAAATCGAGGAGGTTATTAATGATATAACCCAGTGGGAAGATTATTCTATAAAATCAAAAACTGCTGATGAAAACATTAATAGTTTAATTGCAAACATAAATGATTCTATAAATAAAGGAGAACCTGTTTTTGCATTAGACCGATTGCATACTTTAATGCATAATTATGTAAAAGAACTATGCTCAAGGCATGATATTGCCTTTGAAGATAAAGATAAGCTAGATTCCATATTCAAACAGTATGTAAAATTTATTAGTGAGTATATTGATTCTCAAATGACAATAACAATATTAAAATCATCTATCTCTTTATTTTCACAGTTTAATCAAGTAAGAAATAATTATTCTTTCGCACATGACAATGATGTTTTGAATGAAGCTGAAAGTAAATTGATTTTTAAACAAATTGTTAATATTAAGGAGTTTATTGATACTACTGAAAATGAAATAACTATCGATTCTGCTTGA
- a CDS encoding very short patch repair endonuclease, translating to MVDKVSKEVRSYNMSRIRSKDTKPEIVVRSYLFSKGLRFRKNDKRYPGSPDIVLPKYKTIVFVHGCFWHLHDGCKYARIPKSNVDFWKKKLYRNKERDEENQKELEEMGWNVITVWECELKKDKVEQTLEDLYTQITSKH from the coding sequence ATGGTTGACAAAGTTAGCAAAGAGGTCAGAAGTTATAACATGTCACGAATTCGGAGTAAAGACACCAAACCAGAAATCGTTGTCCGAAGTTATCTTTTCTCAAAAGGTCTTCGTTTCCGAAAGAATGATAAACGATATCCTGGAAGCCCAGATATAGTGCTACCAAAATACAAGACAATTGTTTTTGTTCATGGATGTTTCTGGCATCTCCATGACGGATGCAAATATGCAAGAATACCAAAATCCAATGTAGATTTTTGGAAAAAGAAACTCTATAGAAACAAAGAACGTGATGAGGAAAACCAGAAAGAGCTGGAAGAAATGGGATGGAATGTCATCACTGTGTGGGAATGTGAATTGAAAAAGGACAAAGTTGAACAGACACTTGAAGATTTATACACTCAAATAACTTCAAAACATTGA
- a CDS encoding LlaMI family restriction endonuclease, whose product MTAKEQIIELFRKNVKGKTPNVKGKNERHDGRKGHWLEQQFGVTANADNEADLFGYELKNETTSKTTFGDWSANIYVFTSSKYSSLFEGDKKYEKQNSFVKIFGKPNEEKGGRYSWSGTPCPKIDSYNDFGQILLIEPNKDIVAFYSYSQDKREDKENIVPKELQIENLEIARWYGEHSPTSKRADKCLKAKLEDKFNDKGWFTCKTDESGEYDRICFGEPVNFDDWLNLVKEGIVFFDSGMYEGNKRPYSQWRANNKFWDSLITETYE is encoded by the coding sequence ATGACAGCAAAAGAACAAATTATCGAGTTATTTAGAAAGAATGTTAAAGGAAAAACTCCCAATGTCAAAGGAAAAAACGAACGTCATGACGGAAGAAAAGGCCATTGGCTAGAACAACAATTTGGAGTAACTGCAAATGCAGATAATGAAGCTGATTTATTTGGGTATGAATTAAAAAATGAAACCACATCCAAAACAACTTTTGGTGATTGGTCTGCCAATATATATGTTTTTACCAGCTCCAAATATTCCTCACTTTTTGAGGGAGATAAAAAATATGAAAAACAGAATAGTTTTGTAAAAATCTTTGGTAAGCCGAATGAAGAAAAAGGAGGACGATATTCCTGGTCTGGAACACCTTGTCCAAAAATCGACTCATATAATGACTTTGGACAAATCCTGTTAATAGAACCTAATAAAGATATTGTTGCTTTTTATTCATATTCACAGGATAAAAGAGAAGATAAAGAGAATATTGTTCCTAAAGAATTACAAATAGAGAACCTTGAAATAGCCAGATGGTATGGTGAACATTCCCCTACATCCAAAAGAGCCGACAAATGTCTCAAAGCAAAACTTGAAGACAAATTCAATGATAAAGGTTGGTTTACTTGTAAAACAGATGAAAGTGGAGAATATGATAGAATATGCTTTGGTGAACCAGTGAATTTTGATGATTGGCTCAATTTGGTTAAAGAAGGTATAGTATTTTTCGACAGTGGGATGTATGAAGGTAATAAAAGACCTTATTCACAATGGAGAGCAAACAACAAATTTTGGGACAGTTTAATTACGGAAACATATGAATAA